Proteins from a genomic interval of Corynebacterium freiburgense:
- a CDS encoding VIT1/CCC1 transporter family protein, producing the protein MTEPTRKQIRRWQRYLANERAEAAVYRELALSKEGPERDILLAIADAESRHEEHWRKLLGNHVGMPQRPDFSTRFMGFMAKRFGSVFTLALMQAAESRTPYAKDEDATQQMIADERIHAEVVRGLAERGREQMSGNFRAAVFGANDGLVSNLALVLGVLAAGVDNRLVLLTGISGLLSGALSMGAGEYVSVCSQRELLEASTPNPETSSEVPRLDVDANELALVYRARGMSTEDAEQQAQAVFAELKATGMISHSPIGNNSDSTTNNGEETDVVGSGWSAAASSFMFFGTGALIPVIPFFFGLSPLVAGVLACVLVGIALLCTGGIVGVLSGASPWKRGLRQLAIGMGAAAVTYGLGRAFGVAVG; encoded by the coding sequence ATGACGGAACCCACTCGAAAGCAAATTCGCCGCTGGCAACGCTACCTTGCCAATGAACGTGCCGAAGCTGCTGTATATCGCGAGCTCGCCTTGAGTAAAGAAGGTCCAGAACGCGATATTCTGCTCGCCATTGCCGACGCCGAATCCCGCCACGAAGAACACTGGCGAAAGCTCCTTGGCAATCATGTTGGTATGCCGCAGCGCCCTGATTTCTCCACCCGCTTTATGGGATTTATGGCAAAGCGCTTTGGCAGTGTATTCACCTTGGCATTAATGCAAGCCGCGGAAAGCCGCACACCCTATGCCAAAGACGAAGACGCAACCCAACAAATGATTGCCGATGAGCGGATTCACGCAGAAGTAGTACGCGGCCTCGCCGAACGTGGACGGGAACAAATGTCCGGCAATTTCCGGGCAGCCGTATTTGGAGCTAACGACGGCCTGGTCAGCAACCTCGCCCTCGTGCTCGGCGTCCTTGCGGCAGGCGTGGATAACCGACTTGTGCTGCTTACCGGAATTTCCGGACTACTCTCTGGAGCCCTTTCCATGGGTGCTGGCGAATACGTTTCCGTTTGCTCTCAACGAGAACTGCTTGAAGCCTCAACCCCAAACCCCGAAACCTCATCCGAAGTGCCCCGACTCGATGTAGATGCCAATGAGCTAGCCCTGGTATATCGTGCCCGCGGAATGTCCACAGAAGATGCCGAACAACAAGCACAAGCAGTATTTGCCGAGCTAAAAGCGACCGGTATGATTAGCCATTCACCAATTGGAAACAATAGCGACTCCACCACCAATAATGGCGAAGAGACTGATGTGGTAGGCAGCGGATGGTCTGCAGCAGCCTCTAGCTTTATGTTTTTTGGAACAGGTGCGCTCATTCCTGTTATTCCATTTTTCTTTGGGCTATCACCCCTGGTAGCCGGCGTTTTAGCATGTGTACTCGTAGGCATTGCCCTGCTATGTACCGGCGGTATTGTCGGCGTGCTCTCCGGAGCTTCCCCTTGGAAACGTGGTCTCCGCCAACTTGCCATTGGAATGGGTGCGGCAGCAGTTACCTACGGACTTGGCAGAGCCTTTGGCGTGGCAGTCGGGTAA
- a CDS encoding isoprenyl transferase — MDGNGRWAQERGLKRTEGHRRGEAVLLEVVDACLALGIPYLSAYAFSTENWRRSADEVRFLMGFNRDVLRRQRDGLHQKGVRVRWVGRRPRLWRAVIRELEAAEELTRDNTKMTLAMCVNYGGRAEIIDATREIARQVAAGTLRPEDITESSFAQFLDEPDMPDVDLFLRPSGEKRTSNFLLWQSAYAEMVYQDKLFPDFTAQDLFDAVAEYAQRDRRFGGVK; from the coding sequence ATGGATGGAAATGGCAGATGGGCGCAGGAACGCGGGCTGAAACGCACTGAGGGGCACCGGCGTGGTGAGGCGGTCCTTCTTGAGGTTGTCGACGCTTGCCTGGCGCTCGGGATTCCATATTTATCGGCGTATGCGTTCTCAACTGAAAACTGGCGTCGTAGCGCCGATGAAGTTCGATTTCTTATGGGCTTTAACCGCGATGTATTGCGACGCCAACGTGACGGCCTCCACCAAAAAGGCGTTCGGGTTCGGTGGGTGGGGCGACGTCCGCGGTTATGGCGCGCTGTTATTCGTGAACTGGAAGCCGCCGAGGAACTTACGCGCGATAACACCAAAATGACACTCGCCATGTGCGTGAATTACGGCGGCCGCGCAGAGATTATCGACGCCACGCGCGAAATCGCCCGACAAGTAGCTGCAGGTACATTGCGCCCGGAGGATATTACCGAAAGTTCATTTGCACAATTCCTTGATGAGCCAGATATGCCCGACGTGGATTTATTCCTACGACCCAGTGGCGAGAAACGCACCTCAAATTTCCTACTATGGCAATCCGCCTACGCGGAAATGGTGTACCAAGACAAACTTTTCCCAGATTTCACTGCCCAGGATCTATTTGATGCCGTAGCTGAATATGCCCAGCGTGATCGGCGGTTTGGGGGAGTGAAATGA
- the recO gene encoding DNA repair protein RecO translates to MGRESYRERALVVRTYDFGEADRIIVLLTRTRGVVRGVAKGVRRSKSRFGSRLQPFVELNVQVYPGRKLSMITSADTLNFYASGIIDDYERYTAACAVLEAAERLAIAEFEDPWLYDAALGTLVQLCGVDNATFVLDSFLLRAMDHAGWAPSLFECAQCRTPGPHSAFHPGAGGAVCRKCQPKGSAEIPEETLRLMWWLANNAWDTVRGASISNYVGASAHRLTRAHLQWHLERAIVALDVHDQGAFT, encoded by the coding sequence ATGGGGCGTGAGAGTTATCGGGAACGTGCCCTTGTGGTGCGAACATATGATTTCGGCGAAGCGGATCGAATCATTGTTTTGCTTACCAGAACCCGTGGGGTGGTGCGTGGCGTAGCCAAAGGGGTACGGCGTTCTAAATCGAGGTTTGGTTCCCGGCTGCAGCCGTTTGTGGAATTAAATGTGCAGGTCTATCCCGGACGAAAGCTCTCAATGATTACTAGCGCCGACACGCTTAATTTTTATGCCTCAGGAATTATCGATGATTATGAGCGCTACACCGCTGCATGTGCAGTCCTTGAAGCTGCTGAGCGCCTTGCAATTGCTGAGTTTGAAGACCCCTGGCTCTACGATGCGGCACTAGGAACACTCGTTCAATTATGCGGTGTTGATAATGCCACATTTGTCTTGGATTCATTCTTACTGAGGGCTATGGATCATGCGGGTTGGGCGCCCAGTCTCTTTGAATGTGCTCAATGCCGAACTCCTGGACCACATAGTGCATTTCATCCAGGTGCAGGAGGGGCAGTGTGCAGAAAATGCCAGCCTAAAGGTTCTGCGGAAATTCCGGAGGAAACACTTCGCCTAATGTGGTGGTTAGCCAATAATGCGTGGGATACGGTGCGGGGGGCGTCGATAAGTAATTATGTGGGGGCGTCGGCACATCGGCTGACCCGAGCACATCTTCAATGGCATCTCGAACGGGCTATCGTAGCACTCGATGTACATGATCAGGGGGCGTTTACCTAG
- the era gene encoding GTPase Era, translating into MFNTPEGFRSGFVSFVGRPNTGKSTLTNALVGEKIAITADQPETTRHPIRGIVHRENAQIIVVDTPGLHRPRTLLGERLNEIVKDTYADVDLIALTVPADEKIGPGDRWILDAVRNAAPKTKLMGVVTKVDKVSRDQIAEQLMALHELLGGECEVVPVSAKKNEQIDVLLDVMTSLLPEGPKFYPDDHITDDDTNTRMAELIREAALSGLKDELPHSVAVEIDEVIPNEEREGVLDVHAVIYVERPGQKSILLGKDNRRMGRIIHNARKEIIALLGQNIYLDLRIKVLKNWQSDPKALGRLGF; encoded by the coding sequence ATGTTCAATACGCCCGAGGGCTTTCGATCTGGATTTGTAAGTTTTGTAGGTCGACCAAATACCGGCAAATCAACACTTACAAATGCCCTGGTGGGGGAGAAGATTGCAATTACTGCGGATCAGCCCGAAACCACACGGCATCCAATTCGCGGAATTGTTCACCGAGAAAATGCCCAAATTATTGTGGTGGATACTCCCGGATTGCACCGCCCCCGCACGCTGCTTGGCGAGCGCCTAAATGAAATAGTGAAAGATACCTATGCCGATGTAGACCTTATTGCGCTTACCGTACCAGCCGATGAAAAAATCGGTCCCGGTGATCGGTGGATTTTAGATGCCGTGCGAAATGCCGCTCCCAAAACCAAACTTATGGGTGTGGTCACCAAAGTGGATAAAGTTTCTCGTGATCAAATCGCCGAGCAGCTTATGGCATTGCATGAACTCTTAGGTGGAGAATGCGAGGTAGTTCCGGTATCCGCCAAGAAAAATGAGCAAATAGACGTACTGTTAGATGTAATGACCTCGCTCTTGCCGGAAGGGCCAAAATTCTATCCAGATGATCACATTACGGATGATGATACAAATACCCGTATGGCCGAACTGATTCGTGAAGCGGCATTAAGTGGGCTGAAAGATGAATTGCCACACTCCGTTGCTGTGGAAATCGATGAAGTTATCCCTAATGAAGAACGCGAAGGCGTACTCGATGTACATGCCGTGATTTATGTGGAGCGTCCTGGACAAAAATCAATCCTTTTGGGTAAAGATAATCGCCGAATGGGGCGGATTATTCATAATGCGCGAAAAGAAATCATTGCGTTGCTTGGCCAAAATATTTACCTTGATTTAAGGATTAAGGTGCTTAAAAATTGGCAGTCTGATCCAAAGGCATTGGGCCGACTCGGGTTCTAA
- a CDS encoding hemolysin family protein, which translates to MEVLLGLGAAAALILSGALGTVESAVASISRTRVEELVKDEHPGAATLLRVLDRRAEHINLLVLLRTLLESVGAVLTTALAYHLFASESMALLIAIVVLTLVTFVVVGVYSRTIGRQNPYTVSLQSAMILSVLAFVLGPVARLLIWVGNKLAPGQGFRDGPFANEHELREMVDIAQEHGIVEVEERRMIQSVFDLASTTARSVMVPRPEMVWIEQDKTAGHATALCVRSGHSRIPVIGENVDDIVGVVYLKDLVQLTYHATDGGQSVRVSDVMRKATFVPDSKSLDDLLHEMQVHRNHIAMLVDEYGGIAGLISIEDILEEIVGEIADEYDAAEIAPIEQLDERIFRVVSRLSLDELVELIEESCGIEISFEEDITEEVDTVGGLLALELGRVPLPGSTVETHGMTLVAAGQRDRRGRMRMTTVTVEVHPTEQH; encoded by the coding sequence ATGGAGGTACTTCTAGGACTCGGTGCCGCCGCAGCCCTTATCCTTTCCGGAGCGCTTGGCACCGTGGAGTCTGCCGTTGCCTCAATTTCCCGCACTCGGGTCGAAGAACTAGTAAAAGATGAACATCCAGGTGCAGCAACACTACTTCGAGTACTTGATCGCCGTGCCGAACACATTAATCTCCTAGTATTGCTCCGCACCCTTCTGGAATCCGTTGGTGCCGTGCTTACAACGGCATTGGCGTACCACCTTTTTGCCTCTGAATCCATGGCATTATTGATTGCCATTGTGGTACTTACATTGGTGACCTTTGTGGTTGTTGGTGTGTATTCCCGAACTATTGGTAGGCAAAATCCATATACCGTGTCATTGCAATCAGCAATGATTCTTTCCGTACTTGCATTTGTGTTGGGACCGGTCGCCCGACTCCTTATTTGGGTGGGCAATAAACTCGCGCCTGGCCAGGGATTTCGCGATGGCCCGTTTGCCAATGAGCATGAACTGCGTGAGATGGTGGATATCGCGCAAGAACACGGCATAGTCGAAGTAGAAGAACGCCGTATGATTCAGTCGGTGTTTGATCTTGCTTCAACGACCGCGCGTTCCGTAATGGTGCCGCGCCCAGAAATGGTATGGATCGAACAAGATAAAACTGCAGGACACGCAACAGCGCTATGTGTCCGTTCTGGACACTCCAGAATCCCGGTTATTGGAGAAAACGTGGACGATATTGTTGGCGTAGTTTATTTGAAAGATTTGGTGCAGCTCACCTACCATGCGACTGATGGTGGGCAAAGTGTCCGGGTAAGTGATGTAATGCGCAAAGCCACATTTGTGCCGGATTCAAAAAGCCTTGACGATCTCTTGCATGAAATGCAAGTGCACCGAAATCATATTGCCATGTTGGTCGATGAATACGGCGGCATTGCTGGTTTAATTTCCATTGAAGATATTCTGGAAGAAATTGTGGGTGAAATCGCAGATGAATATGATGCTGCGGAAATTGCCCCGATTGAACAATTGGATGAGCGGATATTCCGAGTGGTATCAAGGTTGTCCCTTGATGAGCTTGTGGAACTTATTGAAGAATCCTGTGGAATAGAAATCTCATTCGAAGAAGATATTACTGAGGAAGTGGATACTGTGGGTGGTCTCCTGGCATTAGAACTTGGCCGAGTCCCGCTTCCGGGATCCACGGTGGAAACCCATGGAATGACACTTGTGGCAGCGGGGCAGCGTGATCGTCGCGGCCGAATGCGGATGACTACAGTAACCGTTGAAGTGCACCCCACCGAACAACACTAA
- the ybeY gene encoding rRNA maturation RNase YbeY yields the protein MTIEVFNESGYEGVNEEALINVATFALNAMDIHRDAEASIHIVDLDTIADLHVRWLDLEGPTDVMSFPMDELTPGSGRPDGPEIGPAMLGDIVLCPEFAARQAEKARHSLGHELALLTIHGCLHLLGYDHEDPADEQEMFALQNELLAAWYDSGGAYEPKPSGPEAFPSAADRDDAPPTTGGSLPAVGEPN from the coding sequence ATGACCATTGAGGTGTTTAATGAATCCGGCTACGAAGGAGTAAACGAAGAAGCCCTTATTAACGTAGCAACCTTTGCACTCAATGCAATGGATATTCACCGCGATGCGGAAGCCTCAATCCATATTGTGGACCTAGATACCATTGCGGACTTGCATGTACGTTGGCTGGACCTTGAGGGGCCAACGGATGTAATGAGTTTCCCAATGGATGAGCTCACACCAGGCTCAGGGCGGCCAGATGGTCCGGAAATAGGGCCAGCAATGCTCGGGGATATTGTGCTCTGCCCGGAATTTGCTGCCCGCCAAGCCGAAAAAGCCCGCCACTCCCTTGGGCATGAATTAGCGCTACTAACTATCCATGGTTGCCTGCACTTATTGGGCTACGATCATGAAGATCCAGCCGATGAACAAGAAATGTTCGCGCTGCAAAATGAGCTATTAGCAGCTTGGTATGACTCAGGCGGAGCATACGAACCGAAGCCATCTGGCCCAGAGGCGTTTCCAAGCGCCGCTGATCGTGACGACGCCCCGCCAACCACCGGCGGTTCTCTGCCCGCGGTAGGTGAACCAAACTAA
- a CDS encoding PhoH family protein, with protein sequence MYNKTTEIFTELYQLDEEHAQTILGTADENLRVLENQLACDIFIRGTKVTLTGPAHEVSRAKKTLDELQAIARRGHVISPATVKNAVNIVTIESPHSVREVLAADIVTRRGKTVRAKTLGQKHYVDAIDNNTIVFGLGPAGSGKTYLAMAKAVQALQTKQVNRIILTRPAVEAGEKLGFLPGTLNDKIDPYLRPLHDALRDMVEPEIIPKLMEAGIVEVAPLAYMRGRTLNDAFIILDEAQNTTAAQMKMFLTRLGFGSKMVVTGDITQIDLPGGQKSGLRLVRHILRGVDGVHFSELTSEDVVRHSLVGAIVDAYEQYEKDK encoded by the coding sequence ATTTACAATAAAACCACCGAAATTTTTACCGAACTTTACCAACTGGATGAAGAGCACGCTCAAACAATCCTGGGCACCGCCGATGAAAACTTGCGTGTCTTAGAAAACCAACTTGCCTGCGATATTTTTATCCGTGGAACCAAGGTGACGCTCACTGGCCCAGCCCATGAAGTTTCGCGAGCGAAAAAAACCCTTGATGAACTCCAGGCTATTGCCCGACGCGGCCATGTAATTAGCCCGGCAACCGTAAAAAATGCCGTTAATATTGTCACTATTGAATCCCCGCATTCTGTGCGGGAAGTGCTTGCCGCAGATATTGTTACCCGCCGTGGAAAAACCGTACGGGCAAAAACTCTTGGGCAAAAACACTATGTTGATGCCATAGATAACAATACGATTGTGTTTGGTTTAGGTCCTGCTGGCTCCGGTAAAACATATCTGGCTATGGCAAAGGCCGTGCAGGCATTACAAACCAAGCAGGTCAATAGGATTATTCTTACCCGCCCGGCGGTGGAAGCCGGTGAAAAACTCGGTTTTCTTCCCGGTACGCTTAACGATAAAATCGACCCCTATCTACGACCACTACATGATGCTTTACGTGATATGGTCGAGCCGGAAATTATTCCAAAACTTATGGAAGCCGGCATCGTTGAAGTTGCGCCATTAGCCTATATGCGGGGACGAACATTAAATGATGCATTTATTATTTTAGATGAAGCGCAGAATACTACCGCTGCGCAAATGAAAATGTTTCTAACCCGGCTAGGTTTTGGGTCTAAAATGGTGGTCACCGGGGATATTACCCAAATAGATTTACCTGGCGGCCAAAAATCCGGTCTGCGGCTTGTGCGCCATATTCTTCGCGGCGTGGATGGCGTGCATTTTAGCGAACTCACTTCTGAAGATGTTGTGCGTCATAGTTTAGTGGGCGCTATCGTAGATGCTTACGAGCAATACGAAAAGGACAAATAA
- a CDS encoding 16S rRNA (uracil(1498)-N(3))-methyltransferase, which yields MSLPVFLWSSGPLPAPGSAAVLQGPEARHALAVQRLGQGEQCMLIDGRGHGVIVTVTGGSGKDTLQFVVERGVEKQALRPRVTLVQALPKSERSELAVDLATQGGVDRIVPWQAERCIAKWGQKAQKGVAKWRNQALASAKQSRRLDVPEIADLASTKDIEALIRNCNGIAVLLHEESSVPFASLQYADVEEVILVVGPEGGLSPDEVERFTEAGARAVVLGPQVLRTASAAFAALAALGVLTQRW from the coding sequence ATGTCGCTTCCAGTATTTCTGTGGTCTTCCGGCCCGCTGCCAGCCCCAGGTTCCGCTGCGGTATTGCAGGGCCCGGAGGCTCGGCATGCCCTGGCGGTTCAACGCTTAGGGCAGGGGGAACAATGCATGCTTATCGACGGTCGCGGGCATGGCGTTATTGTGACGGTGACGGGTGGCAGCGGTAAAGATACTCTGCAATTTGTGGTGGAGCGAGGCGTCGAAAAGCAAGCGCTAAGGCCTCGGGTAACACTTGTACAGGCATTGCCGAAATCTGAGCGTTCTGAATTGGCGGTCGATCTGGCCACCCAAGGCGGCGTGGACCGTATTGTGCCATGGCAGGCTGAACGGTGCATCGCCAAATGGGGGCAGAAAGCACAGAAAGGCGTGGCAAAATGGCGGAATCAAGCCTTGGCTTCCGCCAAGCAATCACGTAGGTTGGATGTGCCGGAAATAGCGGACTTGGCAAGCACAAAGGATATTGAAGCGCTTATTCGAAACTGCAATGGAATTGCGGTGTTGCTCCATGAGGAGTCTTCGGTGCCTTTTGCGAGCCTGCAATACGCTGACGTGGAAGAAGTGATTTTGGTGGTCGGCCCGGAAGGCGGCCTAAGCCCCGACGAAGTCGAACGTTTCACCGAAGCTGGTGCACGTGCAGTGGTGCTTGGCCCGCAGGTATTGCGCACCGCCAGTGCCGCATTCGCTGCACTTGCCGCACTCGGAGTGCTTACGCAACGCTGGTAA
- the dnaJ gene encoding molecular chaperone DnaJ: MARDYYGILGVEKSATDTEIKKAYRRLARKYHPDVNDTAEAAEKFREVTLAYEVLTTPEKRRIVDLGGDPMEQSASPGGGFGGFSGFEDIFGAFFGGAQSRGPRSRVQPGDDALLRAAITLEEAFSGVKKNITVDTAVLCDRCEGTGSESKARPHTCGHCHGTGEIQEVQRSFLGNVMTSRPCPACQGFGEIIDDPCTKCHGDGRVKARRDLVVNVPAGISDGMRIRMAGQGEVGHGGGPAGDLYVEITTMPHPVFTREGDNLHVTVRVPMVDAALGTEFEVPSLSGEQVKFQVAPGTQPGERVHLQGAGMPHLRAEGAGDIVAHMDVIIPKDLDSQSKEHLQKLRAHRQEKVRIQDMQKEEESLFSRLRSRFRR; this comes from the coding sequence GTGGCTCGTGATTATTACGGCATTCTCGGAGTTGAAAAGTCCGCGACGGATACCGAAATTAAAAAGGCGTATCGACGCCTCGCGCGGAAGTATCACCCGGATGTGAATGATACTGCTGAAGCGGCAGAGAAGTTCCGTGAGGTCACTTTGGCCTACGAGGTTTTAACTACGCCGGAAAAGCGTCGGATTGTTGATTTGGGCGGGGATCCAATGGAACAATCGGCGAGCCCAGGCGGTGGCTTCGGCGGCTTTAGTGGCTTCGAAGATATTTTTGGCGCATTTTTTGGTGGTGCGCAGTCTCGTGGCCCGCGTTCGCGTGTGCAACCGGGTGATGATGCCTTGTTGCGCGCCGCAATTACGCTGGAAGAAGCATTTAGCGGCGTCAAAAAGAATATTACTGTGGATACCGCGGTGCTGTGTGATCGTTGTGAGGGGACAGGGTCGGAATCGAAGGCTCGTCCGCATACCTGTGGACATTGCCATGGGACTGGTGAAATCCAGGAAGTGCAGCGTTCATTTTTAGGTAATGTAATGACTTCCCGGCCATGTCCGGCGTGTCAGGGATTCGGCGAAATTATCGATGATCCCTGTACGAAATGCCATGGCGATGGCCGCGTAAAAGCGCGTCGTGATTTAGTAGTGAACGTACCTGCCGGTATTAGCGATGGTATGCGCATTCGAATGGCTGGCCAGGGTGAAGTTGGGCATGGCGGCGGTCCCGCAGGCGATTTATATGTGGAGATTACAACCATGCCACACCCAGTGTTTACGCGGGAAGGCGATAATCTGCATGTAACGGTGAGGGTGCCTATGGTGGATGCCGCGCTGGGTACGGAGTTTGAGGTTCCTTCGCTATCTGGTGAACAGGTGAAGTTCCAGGTTGCGCCAGGCACACAGCCTGGGGAGCGGGTACACTTGCAGGGTGCGGGTATGCCGCATTTGCGTGCCGAAGGTGCAGGCGACATTGTGGCCCATATGGATGTGATTATTCCGAAGGATTTGGATTCACAATCCAAGGAGCATTTGCAAAAGCTGCGTGCACACCGACAGGAAAAAGTGCGGATTCAGGATATGCAGAAAGAAGAGGAAAGCTTATTTAGTCGATTGCGGAGTCGATTCCGCCGCTAA
- the hrcA gene encoding heat-inducible transcriptional repressor HrcA, translating to MSSATEQRRYKVLCAIVADYIASQEPVGSKSLVDRHNLGVSSATIRNDMAVLESEGYIVQQHASSGRIPTEKGYRAFVDSIHEIKPLSKAERRAILAFLDQGVDLEDVLRRSVQLLSQLTRQAAVVQLPTLKVSRVRHCEVVELTPTRLLLVLITDTGRVDQRNVELDEQLGPEKVVRLRDALNARLAGKTLSDASVAMADMAVDAPFDLRNAAIRCATVLIETLVEAPNDRLILSGASHLFPTGLPGVVEALEEQVVVLKLLSSAQNVGQVKVSIGDEELRGAAVVAAGYGAPGATFGGMGVVGPNYMDYSGTMSKVSAVAQYVGRVLAGQ from the coding sequence GTGTCTAGTGCCACTGAGCAGCGACGTTATAAGGTGTTGTGCGCCATTGTGGCGGATTACATTGCCTCTCAGGAGCCGGTGGGCTCGAAGTCATTGGTTGATCGGCATAATTTGGGGGTGAGTTCGGCGACCATTCGGAATGATATGGCGGTGTTGGAATCGGAGGGCTATATCGTTCAGCAGCACGCAAGTTCGGGGCGGATTCCAACTGAGAAGGGATACCGGGCGTTTGTGGATTCAATCCATGAAATTAAGCCTCTATCTAAGGCGGAGCGCCGTGCGATTCTTGCATTCCTTGATCAGGGGGTGGATTTGGAGGATGTACTGCGCCGTAGTGTGCAATTGTTGAGCCAGCTGACTCGCCAGGCTGCCGTAGTGCAATTGCCTACTTTAAAGGTTTCTCGGGTGCGGCATTGTGAGGTGGTGGAATTAACGCCAACGCGATTGCTATTGGTGCTTATTACGGATACTGGCCGGGTGGATCAGCGGAATGTTGAGCTAGATGAGCAATTAGGTCCGGAGAAAGTGGTGCGGTTGCGCGACGCTTTGAATGCCAGGCTTGCGGGGAAGACTTTAAGTGATGCGAGTGTGGCTATGGCGGATATGGCTGTCGACGCCCCGTTTGATTTACGGAATGCTGCGATTCGCTGTGCCACGGTGTTGATTGAAACTTTGGTTGAGGCGCCGAATGACCGGCTGATTCTTTCGGGGGCGTCTCATTTGTTTCCAACCGGGTTGCCGGGTGTAGTGGAAGCACTTGAGGAGCAGGTTGTGGTGTTAAAGCTTTTGTCTAGTGCGCAAAATGTGGGGCAGGTAAAGGTTTCCATTGGGGATGAAGAGCTGCGGGGTGCCGCCGTGGTTGCTGCAGGTTATGGTGCACCAGGTGCTACGTTTGGTGGCATGGGCGTTGTGGGCCCGAATTATATGGATTATTCGGGAACAATGTCGAAGGTATCTGCTGTTGCACAATATGTAGGTCGGGTACTTGCCGGCCAATAG
- a CDS encoding class I SAM-dependent methyltransferase, producing MDTVSHTLFYPLFGRAQAAHNWPELFQDPWAIKAEEIGKAEGTPAKAMEGFPVAVYGIRHQITVFEAKRYLREHPGAAIVNIGCGLDTLTLDLKDEDCTIYNLDLPEVIEARSRWITKAPNEHDLPYSATDHTWMNHVNNTNGMFAIAAGVMYYLQVEEGKALIAEMAKRFPGGRFSFDNESPTVIGFSEKSIAKQGTPCAMPFRIKDPYEPKTWSDRITNYEIEFNLLNYLPPSQRKALPLGHRIGFGFFEKIKGMYQVNMDFAD from the coding sequence ATGGACACTGTCTCCCACACTCTTTTCTATCCACTCTTTGGCCGCGCCCAAGCAGCCCACAATTGGCCAGAACTCTTTCAAGACCCCTGGGCCATAAAAGCTGAAGAAATAGGAAAAGCCGAAGGCACCCCGGCCAAAGCCATGGAAGGATTCCCCGTGGCAGTCTACGGAATACGCCACCAAATCACCGTGTTTGAAGCAAAACGCTATCTGCGCGAACATCCAGGTGCAGCAATCGTCAATATCGGATGCGGCCTTGACACCCTCACCCTTGATCTCAAAGATGAAGACTGCACCATATACAACCTTGACCTGCCAGAGGTAATAGAAGCCCGAAGCCGGTGGATCACCAAAGCCCCCAATGAACACGACCTCCCCTACTCTGCTACCGACCACACCTGGATGAACCACGTAAACAATACCAACGGCATGTTCGCCATCGCCGCTGGCGTAATGTATTACCTCCAGGTAGAAGAAGGCAAAGCACTGATTGCTGAAATGGCCAAACGATTCCCAGGCGGACGCTTTAGTTTTGACAATGAATCCCCCACTGTCATCGGATTCAGCGAAAAATCCATCGCAAAACAAGGAACACCTTGCGCCATGCCCTTCCGCATCAAAGATCCCTATGAACCTAAAACATGGAGCGACCGAATCACCAACTACGAAATCGAATTCAACCTACTCAACTACCTCCCACCGAGCCAACGCAAAGCATTACCCTTAGGGCACCGGATCGGATTCGGATTCTTTGAAAAAATCAAAGGAATGTACCAAGTGAACATGGACTTTGCGGACTGA